One window of Flavobacterium dauae genomic DNA carries:
- a CDS encoding four helix bundle protein, producing MKGYYFERLDVWQGSRKFVKEIYIITKRFPEEEKFGIINQIRRASLSICANIAEGTSRQSEKDKARFINQAFSSGIEVMNFLILSNDLDFIREPEYIKLREDLEKITNQLNSLYNKYDR from the coding sequence ATGAAAGGCTATTATTTTGAAAGACTGGATGTTTGGCAAGGATCAAGAAAATTTGTAAAAGAGATTTATATAATTACAAAAAGATTTCCTGAAGAAGAAAAATTTGGTATCATCAATCAGATAAGGAGAGCTTCATTAAGCATTTGTGCCAATATTGCTGAAGGAACTTCAAGGCAGTCAGAAAAAGACAAAGCCAGATTTATTAATCAAGCCTTTAGTTCAGGTATTGAAGTAATGAATTTTCTGATTTTAAGTAATGATTTAGATTTTATAAGAGAGCCAGAATATATTAAATTGAGAGAAGATTTAGAAAAAATTACCAATCAATTAAATAGTTTGTATAATAAGTACGATAGATAA
- a CDS encoding nucleotide sugar dehydrogenase — protein sequence MKPIKNITCIGAGYVGGPTMSVIAQKNPEINVTVVDLNTERIAAWNDSDLSKLPVYEPGLDAVVAEARGRNLFFSTDVEKAIDEADMIFISVNTPTKTYGKGKGQAADLKFIELCARQIAAVATNDKIVVEKSTLPVRTAEALKSILHNTGNGVNFHILSNPEFLAEGTAVQDLQNPDRVLIGGENEEAIQALVNIYATWVPQDNIITTNLWSSELSKLVANAFLAQRVSSINAISELCEVTGADVNEVAFAIGKDSRIGSKFLKASVGFGGSCFQKDILNLVYIARTYNLHKVADYWEQVIIMNDHQKERFSDNIIKTLYNTVNGKNIAFLGWAFKKDTNDTRESAAIYVADHLLDEEAFITVYDPKVTAEQIYRDLDYLGTRSPEENRRLVKVVNDPYKACNEAHAIAVLTEWDEFKTYDWQKIYSDMYKPAFVFDGRNILNKKELTAKGLVVYSIGE from the coding sequence ATGAAACCAATCAAAAATATCACCTGTATCGGTGCCGGTTATGTAGGTGGTCCTACCATGTCGGTCATAGCACAGAAAAACCCGGAGATTAATGTAACGGTTGTCGATTTAAATACGGAAAGGATTGCAGCCTGGAACGACAGCGATCTGTCTAAATTACCGGTTTATGAACCAGGACTGGATGCCGTAGTAGCTGAAGCCCGTGGAAGAAATTTGTTTTTCTCTACCGATGTAGAAAAAGCAATTGACGAAGCCGATATGATTTTTATTTCGGTAAATACCCCCACCAAAACCTATGGTAAAGGAAAAGGACAAGCTGCCGATTTAAAATTTATCGAATTATGTGCCCGACAAATTGCCGCGGTTGCCACAAACGATAAAATTGTGGTAGAAAAATCTACGTTGCCTGTACGCACGGCAGAAGCCTTAAAAAGCATTTTACACAATACCGGTAACGGCGTTAATTTCCATATCTTATCTAACCCTGAATTTTTAGCGGAAGGGACAGCTGTTCAGGATTTACAAAATCCCGACCGTGTGCTGATTGGCGGAGAAAATGAAGAAGCCATTCAGGCATTGGTAAACATTTACGCTACTTGGGTACCACAAGATAATATCATTACCACCAATTTATGGTCTTCGGAATTATCCAAATTGGTAGCCAACGCCTTTTTAGCACAAAGGGTATCAAGCATCAATGCGATTTCAGAATTGTGTGAAGTAACAGGAGCCGATGTCAACGAAGTAGCGTTTGCTATTGGCAAAGACAGCCGTATAGGCTCTAAGTTCTTAAAAGCATCTGTCGGATTCGGAGGATCGTGTTTCCAAAAAGACATTTTAAATTTGGTCTATATTGCCCGTACCTATAATCTGCACAAAGTAGCCGATTATTGGGAACAGGTGATCATTATGAACGACCATCAAAAAGAACGGTTTTCCGATAACATCATTAAAACCTTGTATAATACGGTTAATGGAAAAAACATCGCCTTTTTGGGTTGGGCATTTAAAAAAGATACCAACGATACCCGTGAGTCGGCTGCTATTTATGTAGCAGACCATTTGTTAGACGAAGAAGCGTTTATTACGGTATATGACCCCAAAGTAACGGCTGAGCAGATTTACAGAGATTTAGACTATTTAGGAACAAGAAGCCCGGAAGAAAACCGTCGTTTGGTCAAAGTAGTCAACGATCCTTATAAGGCTTGCAATGAAGCACATGCCATAGCAGTTTTAACCGAATGGGACGAATTTAAAACCTACGACTGGCAAAAAATTTATAGCGATATGTACAAACCCGCTTTTGTATTTGACGGCAGAAACATATTAAACAAAAAAGAATTAACAGCAAAAGGTTTGGTAGTGTACAGTATTGGAGAGTAG
- a CDS encoding nucleotide sugar dehydrogenase, which yields MKKIAVIGQGYVGLPLAIEFSQHFPVLGFDINKERVQELNAGQDRTLEADLQKLNEGIATAKTTNFTKGYKASCDIEDLTQARIYIVTVPTPIDRFNAPNLTPLLKASEMLGNVLKKGDIVIYESTVYPGCTEEDCVPVLEKHSGLVFNQDFYVGYSPERINPGDKVNTLTTIKKVTSGSTPEIAEEIDQLYKTIITAGTHKAPNIKVAEASKAIENAQRDVNISFVNELALIFDRIGIDTNDVLEAAGTKFNFLKYKPGLVGGHCISVDPYYLAHKATQLGYYPDVILSGRRVNDSVAAFIASKVVKLMIKKGTVVQGAKALILGVTFKENCPDVRNTKVVDVYRELKEYGVNVDVYDPWADAEEVQHKYGITCHSELPCHPELSEDSRALLEQAKQSHSERATVVSSLSSCHPELVEGSQPTDSTIQQSNDSTPKYDAIIVAVAHNEFLTLDINKLKNDQAVVYDIKACLDRELVDARL from the coding sequence ATGAAAAAAATAGCAGTAATAGGACAAGGATATGTGGGATTGCCTTTAGCTATCGAGTTTTCTCAGCATTTCCCGGTATTGGGTTTTGACATTAATAAAGAACGGGTACAAGAATTAAATGCAGGGCAAGACCGAACATTAGAAGCTGATTTACAAAAATTAAACGAAGGGATAGCCACTGCAAAAACAACCAATTTTACGAAAGGTTATAAAGCATCCTGTGATATAGAAGACTTAACCCAGGCTCGAATATACATTGTAACGGTGCCCACACCTATAGACCGTTTCAATGCTCCTAATCTAACCCCCTTGTTAAAGGCATCGGAAATGTTAGGTAACGTATTAAAAAAAGGCGACATCGTTATTTATGAATCAACGGTGTATCCCGGTTGTACGGAAGAAGATTGTGTGCCTGTTTTGGAAAAACATTCCGGCTTGGTATTCAATCAAGATTTTTACGTGGGTTATTCACCCGAGCGCATCAACCCTGGTGATAAAGTAAATACCTTAACCACCATTAAAAAAGTAACCTCGGGTTCTACGCCTGAAATTGCGGAAGAAATCGACCAATTATATAAAACAATCATTACTGCCGGTACCCATAAAGCACCAAACATCAAAGTAGCCGAAGCCTCAAAAGCCATTGAAAATGCACAACGCGACGTAAATATTTCGTTTGTGAATGAACTGGCGTTGATTTTTGACCGCATTGGTATTGATACCAACGACGTGTTAGAAGCAGCTGGTACCAAATTCAATTTCTTAAAATACAAACCAGGATTGGTAGGTGGACACTGTATTTCAGTTGACCCCTATTATTTGGCACATAAAGCCACGCAGTTGGGGTATTATCCTGATGTAATTCTATCTGGCCGTAGGGTAAATGATTCGGTAGCGGCATTTATCGCTTCAAAAGTGGTTAAACTAATGATTAAAAAAGGAACGGTAGTACAAGGAGCTAAAGCGTTGATTTTAGGAGTCACTTTTAAAGAAAATTGTCCCGATGTCCGCAACACCAAAGTGGTTGATGTGTATAGAGAATTAAAAGAATATGGTGTAAATGTAGATGTGTACGACCCTTGGGCGGATGCTGAAGAAGTACAACACAAATATGGTATAACTTGTCATTCCGAACTTCCTTGTCATCCTGAGCTTAGCGAAGACTCGAGAGCTTTGCTTGAACAAGCGAAGCAATCTCATTCTGAACGTGCTACTGTCGTTTCGAGCTTGTCATCTTGTCATCCTGAGCTTGTCGAAGGATCTCAACCAACCGATTCAACGATTCAACAATCCAACGATTCAACACCAAAATACGATGCCATCATAGTAGCCGTAGCACATAACGAGTTTTTAACCTTAGATATAAATAAACTAAAAAACGATCAAGCAGTGGTGTATGACATTAAAGCTTGTTTAGATCGTGAGTTAGTGGACGCTAGATTGTAA
- a CDS encoding MATE family efflux transporter, translating to MGVEDYGIYNIVGGIVAMLGFFNSSMSVATQRYMSYDIGKNDFKKLNKTFNSSLLIYIFIGLLIVILLETVGLWYVNNRLVFPPEKSFSVNVVYQFSILTFLVNLTQLPYNALILAREKMQVYTYVSFLDTILKLVVLYLLFLGENKLILYSGLIFAATVIVQIVYHVYCHKRFEETKINFTRDKEYLKELLSFSGWNLFGSIAVVARNQGVNLVLNVFFGLVINAAFSISILVQNAVGSFVANFQKALNPQIIKNYADGNHENAIKLMSEGAKYSFYLMLFFAIPLLIHTQYILSVWLTDVPHYTVIFVRLSIVVSLINTISGTLMTMLQAIGKIKWYQIIDGFLVFLNLPLSYIFLKITEKPEIVYVVIIAISIISFIPRVILLRKYISFNISSFFLKIILNIFIIVVALSTVFLLSMRFFLATDNLFKFFICLSIEFLIIFITIFYLGIGKNERKILFQLIVRKK from the coding sequence TTGGGAGTAGAGGATTACGGTATATACAATATTGTAGGAGGAATAGTAGCGATGTTGGGGTTCTTTAATTCATCCATGTCTGTTGCTACACAACGTTATATGTCTTATGATATAGGGAAAAATGATTTTAAAAAATTAAATAAAACATTCAATTCATCCTTATTGATATATATATTTATAGGACTTTTAATAGTAATTTTATTAGAAACTGTTGGTTTGTGGTATGTAAACAATCGGTTGGTATTTCCTCCTGAAAAATCTTTTTCAGTAAATGTGGTTTATCAATTTTCAATTCTTACTTTTTTAGTAAACCTTACGCAATTACCCTACAATGCGTTGATTTTGGCAAGAGAAAAAATGCAGGTGTATACCTATGTAAGTTTTTTGGATACAATTTTAAAGTTAGTTGTCTTATATCTTTTGTTTTTAGGAGAAAACAAACTGATTCTTTACTCCGGTTTGATATTTGCGGCAACGGTTATTGTACAAATAGTTTACCACGTCTATTGCCATAAGCGGTTTGAAGAGACAAAAATTAATTTTACTCGGGACAAGGAATATTTAAAAGAATTATTATCTTTTTCAGGATGGAATCTTTTTGGAAGTATAGCTGTCGTTGCCAGAAATCAAGGCGTTAATTTAGTTCTTAATGTGTTTTTTGGTTTGGTCATTAATGCTGCTTTTTCTATTTCAATTCTTGTTCAAAACGCAGTCGGGTCTTTTGTAGCTAATTTTCAAAAAGCACTTAATCCACAAATTATTAAAAATTATGCAGATGGTAATCATGAAAATGCAATAAAATTAATGAGTGAAGGTGCTAAGTATTCCTTTTATTTAATGCTTTTTTTTGCCATACCTTTATTAATACATACCCAGTATATATTAAGTGTCTGGCTAACAGATGTCCCACACTATACGGTTATCTTTGTTAGATTATCGATAGTTGTCTCTTTAATAAATACAATTTCTGGAACATTGATGACAATGTTACAAGCTATTGGGAAAATTAAATGGTATCAAATAATTGACGGTTTTTTGGTTTTCTTAAATCTACCTTTATCATATATTTTTTTAAAAATAACTGAAAAACCTGAAATTGTGTATGTGGTAATAATTGCAATCAGTATAATAAGCTTTATACCTAGAGTTATTTTGTTAAGAAAATATATTAGTTTTAATATTTCAAGTTTTTTTTTAAAAATTATTCTAAATATATTTATTATTGTTGTGGCTTTATCTACTGTTTTTCTTTTAAGTATGAGGTTTTTCCTTGCTACAGATAATTTATTTAAATTTTTTATTTGTCTTAGTATTGAGTTTTTGATAATTTTTATAACAATTTTTTATTTAGGAATAGGTAAAAATGAGAGAAAAATTTTATTTCAATTAATAGTGCGAAAAAAGTAA
- a CDS encoding glycosyltransferase family 2 protein has product MNIFISVVIPTYKPQSYILECIDSLQKQTLTKKLFEVIIILNGDKEPYYTEVENYIKEHDNFKIIHTATAGVSNARNIGIDAAKGSHVVFIDDDDFITEIFLEEMYNHIVKTPLNLVVSNFLRYYADNQIENDYMTNSYEELNNSTATFSLVKNRKILSSSCGKAIPKEVISDCRFKETVKISEDALFMFEISKNIKGISFLPLKVAYYRRIRIASASRKKTSVSTRFKILVQNINNFSKVYFRNSAQYSFSLYINRIMAITKHFLISLKNS; this is encoded by the coding sequence ATGAATATTTTTATTTCAGTTGTAATCCCTACATATAAACCTCAAAGCTATATTCTTGAATGTATTGATAGTTTGCAAAAGCAAACGTTGACAAAAAAATTATTTGAAGTCATTATCATATTAAATGGCGATAAAGAACCATATTATACTGAAGTAGAAAATTATATTAAAGAACATGACAATTTTAAAATAATACATACGGCAACTGCAGGAGTATCCAATGCACGTAATATAGGTATTGATGCGGCAAAGGGAAGTCACGTTGTTTTTATTGATGATGACGATTTTATAACAGAAATTTTTTTAGAGGAAATGTACAACCATATTGTGAAAACGCCTTTAAATTTAGTAGTTTCAAATTTTTTGAGATATTATGCCGATAATCAAATAGAAAATGATTATATGACCAATTCTTATGAAGAATTAAACAATAGTACCGCAACATTTTCTTTAGTTAAAAACAGAAAAATATTATCGTCTTCTTGTGGGAAAGCAATTCCTAAAGAGGTTATTAGTGATTGCAGGTTCAAGGAGACGGTTAAAATAAGCGAAGACGCGTTGTTTATGTTTGAGATTAGTAAGAACATAAAGGGAATATCTTTTCTACCTTTAAAGGTTGCTTATTATCGAAGAATCAGAATAGCGTCCGCTTCCAGAAAAAAAACAAGCGTGTCTACTCGTTTTAAAATATTGGTTCAAAACATAAACAACTTTAGTAAAGTGTATTTCAGAAATAGTGCTCAATATAGTTTCTCGTTATATATAAACAGGATAATGGCTATTACCAAGCATTTTTTAATTAGTTTAAAAAATAGTTGA
- a CDS encoding O-antigen ligase family protein yields the protein MVENKRTNMLIYLIVFLLVFFIPSSSTIGGFQLWYVITVGVVLYGVFKNNLMVDYLVKTVFHFIIISFILLFISLLFSGMNFGSSQDFNEILRVIGIFSIFYLMYVGYSENWNKRIVLFLKLFLLLQLVFCFLQENDIVGRIMGIIWNTERIWNLRRTGSFANPNILSIFCVASYSYIFFRIKNIPKIFFGLIVFGIILFASSKTGLIAFLIIICVNLFLIQAKFSFRNITLLIISLLLLGYIGITLLYMYQDQYPYIAQLLMMFDNDIDASQIKSIGDRQVIWTNAQNQFNGFSSLQQLVGIGPAKDTELNIIDNEFLTILVKMGIIGLLFYALAIFILLIFLVKNKKNLGAKSMIAIVVLFLLSSGSASTFIAWHLSLMFYLFLGICLKEIKLAQLIKN from the coding sequence ATGGTAGAAAATAAAAGGACAAATATGCTTATTTATTTAATAGTATTCCTTTTGGTGTTTTTCATTCCGTCTTCATCTACAATTGGAGGCTTTCAGTTGTGGTATGTAATTACCGTTGGAGTAGTGCTTTATGGGGTTTTCAAAAACAATTTGATGGTTGATTATTTAGTCAAAACTGTTTTCCATTTCATTATAATCAGTTTTATTCTCTTATTTATTTCTTTGTTATTCTCTGGTATGAACTTTGGCTCTTCACAAGACTTTAATGAAATTTTGAGGGTGATAGGCATTTTTAGTATTTTTTATTTAATGTATGTCGGTTATTCAGAAAATTGGAATAAAAGAATAGTGTTGTTTTTAAAACTATTTTTACTATTGCAACTTGTATTCTGTTTTTTACAAGAAAACGATATTGTTGGTAGAATAATGGGAATTATATGGAACACAGAACGTATATGGAATTTACGGCGCACAGGCTCATTTGCAAACCCAAATATCTTATCAATTTTTTGTGTAGCTTCGTACTCCTATATTTTTTTTAGAATTAAAAACATTCCAAAAATTTTCTTTGGATTGATTGTTTTTGGAATAATTCTTTTTGCAAGCTCTAAAACAGGATTGATAGCCTTTCTCATTATAATTTGCGTAAATCTTTTTCTGATTCAAGCAAAATTCAGTTTTAGAAATATAACACTGTTGATTATATCATTATTGTTATTAGGTTATATAGGAATTACTTTGTTATATATGTATCAAGATCAATATCCTTATATAGCGCAATTATTAATGATGTTTGATAATGATATAGATGCAAGCCAAATAAAATCCATAGGAGATAGGCAAGTAATTTGGACAAATGCACAAAATCAGTTTAATGGATTTTCTTCTTTGCAACAGTTAGTAGGGATTGGTCCTGCAAAAGATACTGAATTAAATATTATTGATAATGAATTTCTTACCATCTTAGTAAAAATGGGAATAATAGGGTTATTGTTCTATGCACTTGCTATTTTTATATTATTAATATTTTTGGTAAAAAATAAAAAAAACTTAGGAGCTAAATCTATGATTGCTATAGTTGTACTGTTTTTGTTGTCATCAGGTAGTGCTTCAACATTTATAGCGTGGCATTTATCATTAATGTTTTATTTGTTCTTAGGTATATGTTTAAAAGAAATTAAATTAGCTCAATTAATAAAAAATTAA
- a CDS encoding glycosyltransferase family 4 protein, which translates to MKILYIHQYFKTPKEPGGTRSYWVAQELIKNGHQVTMITADPKATQKKREEIIDGIKVIYLQEAYSQDMSISTRLKAFLGFVWKSITEARKHKNIDLVIATSTPLTVGITALYMKWFKKVPYVFEVRDLWPEVPIQMGAFKSPFIVKPTRWFEKTIYKNAEHVIALSPGMRDGVTKYIYKTKTSMIPNMAKMDEFWPREKNCELEHKLGLNPNSFKIIHFGALGLANGAHTIIESAKLLKDDKSIEFLFVGGGSTEKNLVEECEKYQLNNVKFLGRFPMREMSEIVNLSDVSMVSFMDLPILYTNSPNKLFDSLSAGKPIIVNSAGWTKDMVEENNCGYYVNPNKPQELVDKILFLKEHPEVVIEMGQNSRTLAETVYDKSILCNRFVEIINLYNK; encoded by the coding sequence ATGAAAATCTTATACATCCATCAATATTTTAAAACGCCAAAAGAACCAGGAGGGACTCGCTCTTATTGGGTAGCACAAGAGTTAATAAAAAATGGACATCAAGTAACGATGATTACTGCCGACCCTAAGGCAACCCAGAAAAAAAGAGAAGAAATTATTGATGGAATCAAAGTAATCTATTTGCAAGAGGCCTATAGCCAGGACATGTCTATTTCGACAAGGTTAAAAGCATTTTTGGGTTTTGTTTGGAAAAGTATTACCGAAGCCAGAAAACACAAAAATATAGACTTGGTTATTGCTACTTCTACACCTTTGACGGTTGGAATTACAGCTTTGTATATGAAGTGGTTTAAAAAAGTACCGTATGTATTTGAAGTACGTGATTTATGGCCTGAAGTGCCTATTCAAATGGGAGCATTTAAAAGTCCGTTTATTGTAAAACCTACCCGTTGGTTTGAAAAAACAATCTATAAAAATGCTGAACATGTGATAGCGCTCTCTCCGGGAATGCGGGATGGTGTAACAAAGTATATTTACAAAACAAAAACATCGATGATTCCAAATATGGCTAAAATGGATGAGTTTTGGCCACGGGAAAAAAACTGTGAATTAGAACATAAGTTGGGGTTAAACCCTAATAGTTTTAAGATTATTCATTTTGGAGCATTAGGGTTAGCAAATGGAGCTCATACAATTATCGAATCAGCCAAATTATTAAAAGATGATAAATCCATAGAGTTCCTATTTGTAGGAGGAGGTTCAACCGAAAAAAATCTTGTCGAAGAATGTGAAAAGTATCAATTGAATAATGTTAAATTTTTAGGAAGATTTCCAATGAGAGAAATGTCAGAAATAGTAAATTTGTCAGATGTTTCTATGGTAAGTTTTATGGATTTACCAATTTTATATACCAATTCTCCAAATAAATTATTTGACTCCTTATCGGCAGGAAAGCCAATCATTGTCAATTCAGCTGGATGGACAAAAGACATGGTTGAAGAAAACAATTGTGGGTATTATGTAAACCCTAATAAGCCACAGGAATTAGTAGATAAAATTTTGTTTTTAAAAGAACACCCAGAAGTTGTTATAGAAATGGGACAAAATTCACGAACTTTGGCAGAAACGGTTTATGATAAATCGATTCTTTGTAATCGATTTGTAGAAATAATAAATTTATATAACAAATAA
- a CDS encoding sugar transferase, giving the protein MYKRFFKVILDFFIAFLFLVILSPIFVITMIGLYFNNDGKPFFFQKRPGKNNKIFKIIKFKTMNDKKDAQGNLLPDNQRLTKVGAFVRKTSLDEIPQLINVLKGNMSLIGPRPLLPEYLDLYNDFQKRRHEVKPGITGWAQVNGRNAISWQQKFEFDVWYVDNVRFILDIKILFLTIKKVFVREGISQEGQATMEAFKGNIK; this is encoded by the coding sequence ATGTATAAAAGATTTTTCAAAGTTATTTTAGATTTTTTCATTGCTTTTTTATTTTTAGTAATCTTAAGTCCAATTTTTGTGATAACAATGATTGGGTTATATTTTAATAATGATGGCAAGCCTTTTTTTTTTCAAAAGAGACCGGGTAAAAACAATAAAATATTTAAGATTATTAAGTTTAAGACTATGAATGATAAAAAAGATGCACAAGGAAATCTTTTGCCTGATAATCAGCGTTTAACTAAGGTTGGGGCTTTTGTTCGCAAAACCTCTTTAGATGAAATTCCACAATTGATTAATGTGCTAAAAGGAAATATGAGTTTAATAGGTCCCCGACCATTGCTTCCTGAATACTTAGATTTATATAATGATTTTCAGAAAAGAAGGCATGAAGTGAAACCGGGAATTACTGGTTGGGCACAAGTTAATGGCAGAAATGCTATTAGTTGGCAACAAAAATTTGAATTTGATGTATGGTATGTGGATAATGTAAGATTTATATTAGATATAAAAATATTGTTCTTAACCATTAAAAAAGTGTTCGTTCGAGAGGGAATTTCACAAGAAGGACAAGCGACAATGGAAGCTTTTAAGGGAAATATTAAATAG
- a CDS encoding acetyltransferase: MRNIAIFGAGGFGREVKTIIDAINKINKDTYNFIGFYDDGIEKGTIVNGYPILGGVKEINQVEVDLSLVVSIGDPKIKKIILSKITNSNISFPTIIHPNTSISNDDVQIGKGSIVCEGTIITCNIRIGEFVIFNLMCTVGHDVTIDDYCAFMPSVNISGEVHIQNSVYVGTGAKIINLLNIGENTVIGAGSVVSKPLPANCTAVGVPAKPIKFHK, encoded by the coding sequence ATGAGAAATATCGCAATTTTTGGAGCAGGTGGTTTTGGTAGAGAAGTTAAAACAATCATTGATGCAATTAATAAAATAAATAAAGACACCTATAACTTTATTGGCTTTTATGACGATGGAATTGAAAAGGGAACGATTGTTAATGGTTATCCGATTTTAGGAGGAGTAAAAGAAATAAATCAAGTGGAAGTCGATTTGTCTTTAGTTGTTTCAATTGGTGATCCCAAAATAAAAAAAATAATTTTAAGTAAAATAACTAATTCTAATATTAGTTTTCCAACAATTATTCACCCTAATACATCAATCTCTAATGATGATGTTCAAATTGGTAAAGGGTCAATAGTTTGTGAGGGAACAATAATTACTTGTAATATAAGAATTGGGGAGTTTGTAATTTTTAATTTAATGTGTACTGTAGGACATGATGTAACTATTGATGATTACTGTGCTTTTATGCCTTCTGTAAATATTTCGGGAGAAGTTCATATCCAAAATAGTGTTTATGTAGGAACAGGTGCAAAAATTATTAATTTATTGAATATTGGAGAAAATACTGTTATTGGAGCCGGTTCTGTTGTTTCAAAACCGCTGCCTGCTAATTGTACGGCGGTTGGAGTTCCTGCTAAACCAATTAAATTTCATAAATAA
- the cysQ gene encoding 3'(2'),5'-bisphosphate nucleotidase CysQ — protein MQTKEILSLSVRSAIEAGEKIMEIYKRDFSVEYKDDKSPLTEADKASNIIICENLKNTFPIISEENKLIDYAERKDWNTCWLIDPIDGTKEFIKKNGEFTVNIALIQNNLPVLGVVYLPAKRVLYFAAEEMGSFKYEFQEKENLPEFETLLASSQKLNGENLPQKYTIVASRSHMSPETEAFIEGCRKKYGEVELISKGSSIKLCLVAEGSAQVYPRVAPTMEWDTAAAHAVAKFAGCSVNDFYKRTELKYNKENLLNPYFIVAHEG, from the coding sequence ATGCAAACAAAAGAAATCCTCTCATTATCAGTTCGCTCGGCTATTGAAGCAGGAGAAAAAATTATGGAGATATACAAAAGAGATTTTTCTGTGGAATACAAAGACGACAAAAGTCCTTTGACCGAAGCTGACAAAGCATCTAACATTATTATTTGTGAGAATTTAAAAAATACCTTTCCCATCATCAGCGAAGAAAACAAACTTATTGATTATGCTGAAAGAAAAGATTGGAACACTTGCTGGCTAATTGACCCGATTGACGGAACCAAAGAATTCATCAAAAAGAACGGAGAATTTACCGTCAATATTGCATTGATTCAAAATAATCTTCCTGTTTTGGGTGTGGTTTATCTTCCTGCCAAAAGGGTGCTTTATTTTGCGGCAGAAGAAATGGGTAGTTTCAAATATGAATTCCAAGAAAAAGAAAATCTTCCGGAGTTCGAAACATTGCTCGCTTCATCCCAAAAACTCAACGGAGAAAATCTTCCACAAAAATACACTATAGTAGCTTCGCGCTCACATATGTCTCCCGAAACGGAAGCATTTATAGAAGGATGTCGTAAAAAATACGGAGAAGTAGAACTCATCAGTAAAGGAAGCTCCATTAAGCTCTGTCTGGTGGCAGAAGGAAGTGCACAAGTATATCCGCGTGTAGCACCAACTATGGAGTGGGATACGGCAGCCGCTCATGCCGTTGCAAAATTTGCAGGTTGCAGCGTTAATGACTTTTATAAACGAACCGAACTAAAATACAATAAAGAGAATTTATTGAATCCGTATTTCATTGTTGCCCATGAAGGATAA